The genomic DNA GGCGAAGCGGGCGGACATCGACACAATGAGGCGTCCATCAGGTTTGAGCAGCTTGTGCAAGTTGCGGAGGATGCCAAGACGCTGATCGGGCGGGATGGTATTGAGGAGGTGTAAGGCGAATATGCAGTCGAAGGACGGAGGAGCCTGAGGCACTTGAGCGATGCGGTCGCGCAGCGCATCGTCGGTAACGTTGGCATTCATAAGGTGAACTTGTTGCTGGCTTGTCCCGAGATGATACACCGTGAGACCTGCGTTGCTGAGCTGCCAGGGAATGTCGAGGTCGGGCAGGCCTTGTACGGCATCGACAGCGAGGCAAAATCCATCACCAACAGCCTGCTTGGCAGCCGCGATGAGTCGACCTGAGCCAGCAACCACCTCGAGGACGCTCTGCCCTTGTTGAAGGGAGGCTAGCTGAAGTGTACGTTGTACGTCAGGATGATGGGCGGAGCTCATGTAGTCGAATACACCAACCATGGGTTGGTAGGCGTTCGTGATCTCGCTGAGGGTGCCGTAATAGACCGTGATGAAGTTGAGGTCGGTTATGGATAGTAGAATTGAGTGTGGATGAAGTGATTGAAGGCTCATTTGATGATTGCAGTGATGGTGATTGAGGAATTGAGACTAAAATTAGAAGAGAAGGACAAGAGAAGCGAGGCAAGATCAGACACCCATTGTGAGGGCCGCAATCAAGGAAAGGCGGTCGACACGGGTGAAGCGGTCAAACGCTCAATGTCCTCTCACCCAGAGACTAGCAACATACGATTCGCTGCTGCCTGGTGGT from Pyrenophora tritici-repentis strain M4 chromosome 8, whole genome shotgun sequence includes the following:
- a CDS encoding S-adenosyl-L-methionine-dependent methyltransferase, translated to MSLQSLHPHSILLSITDLNFITVYYGTLSEITNAYQPMVGVFDYMSSAHHPDVQRTLQLASLQQGQSVLEVVAGSGRLIAAAKQAVGDGFCLAVDAVQGLPDLDIPWQLSNAGLTVYHLGTSQQQVHLMNANVTDDALRDRIAQVPQAPPSFDCIFALHLLNTIPPDQRLGILRNLHKLLKPDGRLIVSMSARFANFAPSPAESAVPVQFRTLPYTEAPGSLLVMRYMDSPTVPVPRGIDRPLNEVFFAMQLSPTRFWSIAAQQASEAANAAGFVVDKAHHLGKGDCFGLPVLDSSLPASTLVGMSHMQIIHQLLPQNQSGWACRGRTSAI